From Larus michahellis chromosome 5, bLarMic1.1, whole genome shotgun sequence, the proteins below share one genomic window:
- the MAVS gene encoding mitochondrial antiviral-signaling protein produces MGFAEDKVYDYILKNLKNFRHIRVASLADSLSCLTDADRDELHAREEMRGSQATVYKFYQHLKCRQGWVLDLIDALRQNNAGHLADELQRIYESWQACPPAPAASSLPPAANVGHPAISSIGAQTLSPGPKPAPGALLAEQPRQDLPASSRPPLLPSDATTASTDLDARAPVQESLPKNLLEQESPRPPPPGSIVHDGVSDGHSGEGHLPHPTKATQVSAGTPVAASVAVPSAVTPEWGQDWLSRQQHPVCVDNGCFGNANHLQRGAPRLGLGRSLLPRDTGVACSPEQPRNEPEEDVYISTVSPPRLEETARSTGQQPPNSLSKKPAVPSSEHSETPGSFVDVRSPLLIQQQFDAEQKQVMMLQEHRGDEDTWMETTTPVATPAPRDVSPSCDTSLKPPVQERNQPMEETASSTPSMLTKEKVLLASVDPLQTVAGSFEGTSGRMAPQVSSATSIWASCNNMERDVELSKPGVLLSMDGGRPGATGRCPSSCGPSGPYSGASDSLTFSSDPIMISTDSSSSGETLSRVPLGCPAPAAHEVPRGEEAAGASRDSYPPLSSDSTSLGTQEVHVDHDPSIQLGAGSDLQDGAGPLGNCPAHVSNGGRSTATSSSQARVPPGDSNGPSLPYTVTAVGIAVISAVAFLVYARLQK; encoded by the exons ATGGGTTTTGCCGAAGACAAAGTGTACGACTACATTTTGAAAAACCTCAAGAATTTCAGGCACATCCGTGTGGCGTCGCTGGCCGATTCCCTGAGCTGCCTGACCGATGCTGACAGG GATGAGCTTCACGCCCGGGAGGAAATGCGGGGGAGCCAGGCGACCGTCTATAAGTTTTACCAGCACCTGAAATgccggcagggctgggtgctggatCTCATCGACGCGCTGCGCCAGAACAATGCAGGGCACCTGGCTGATGAGCTGCAGCGCATATATGAATCCTGGCAAGCCT GTCCCCCGgctcctgctgcttcctccctccctccagcagccAATGTTGGCCATCCTGCCATCTCCTCCATCGGTGCCCAGACGCTGTCCCCAGGACCAAAACCTGCTCCAGGAGCCCTGCTGGCTGAGCAGCCACGCCAAGACCTGCCTGCCAGCAGCCGTCCACCTCTCCTGCCCAGTGATGCCACCACTGCGAGCACAGACCTGGATGCCAGGGCCCCGGTGCAGGAATCG CTCCCTAAAAACCTCCTGGAACAAGAAAGTCCCCGACCACCTCCACCTGGGAGCATAGTCCATGATGGAGTGAGTGATGGGCACAGTGGAGAGGGGCATCTCCCACACCCCACTAAGGCCACACAGGTGTCAGCAGGGACCCCTGTGGCAGCCAGCGTGGCTGTGCCATCGGCTGTCACCCCTGAGTGGGGCCAGGACTGGCTGAGCCGCCAGCAGCACCCAGTGTGTGTGGACAACGGGTGTTTTGGGAATGCCAACCACCTGCAACGTGGTGCACCACGCTTGGGTCTGGGAAGGTCTCTTCTGCCAAGGGACACAGGTGTTGCttgcagccctgagcagcccaggAATGAGCCCGAAGAGGATGTCTACATCTCCACTGTGTCACCCCCAAGGCTGGAAGAGACCGCTcgcagcacagggcagcagcccccAAACTCACTGTCAAAAAAaccagctgtgcccagctctgaGCATAGCGAGACCCCGGGCAGCTTCGTGGATGTGCGCAGCCCCCTCCTCATACAGCAGCAGTTTGATGCGGAGCAGAAGCAGGTCATGATGCTGCAAGAGCATAGAGGAGATGAAG ATACTTGGATGGAAACAACCACCCCAGTTGCTACCCCTGCACCCAGAGATGTTTCCCCATCCTGCGACACCTCCCTGAAGCCTCCTGTACAAGAGAGAAACCAGCCCATGGAGGAGACAGCCAGCAGCACCCCCTCCATGCTGACAAAGGAGAAA GTCCTCCTGGCCTCGGTGGACCCTCTCCAGACTGTTGCAGGAAGCTTTGAAGGCACGTCTGGGAGGATGGCACCCCAGGTGAGCTCTGCCACGAGCATCTGGGCATCTTGCAACAACATGGAGAGGGACGTGGAGCTCAGCAAGCCGGGTGTCCTCCTCTCCATGGATGGGGGGAGACCAGGGGCGACTGGCAGATGCCCGAGCTCTTGTGGGCCCAGTGGCCCCTATTCTGGAGCATCTGATAGCCTCACCTTCAGCAGTGACCCGATCATGATAAGCACAGATAGCTCGAGCTCAGGAGAAACGCTCTCCAGAGTCCCCTTGGGATGCCCGGCTCCAGCGGCTCATGAAGTCCccaggggagaggaggcagctggagcaAGCAGAGACTCCTATCCACCTCTGAGCTCGGacagcacctccctgggcactCAGGAGGTCCACGTGGATCATGACCCCAGCATCCAGCTTGGGGCAGGCAGCGACCTCCAAGATGGAGCCGGTCCCCTTGGAAACTGTCCGGCACATGTCTCAAACGGAGGCCGTAGCACTGCGACCAGCTCATCTCAGGCCAGAGTCCCCCCAGGGGACAGCAATGGACCGTCCCTGCCATACACGGTTACAGCTGTGGGTATCGCTGTGATTTCAGCTGTGGCATTTCTGGTGTACGCTCGATTGCAGAAATAG